One Fimbriimonadaceae bacterium DNA window includes the following coding sequences:
- the cas3 gene encoding CRISPR-associated helicase Cas3', with protein MDNVLRNLWAKTSRGVEERWHPLILHMLDVAASAEAVLLREPDSTRTRMAEIIGLEWKQARPWLLFLIACHDLGKACPGFQCKWKNLSALDAGRCPNTSINHAFVSQIALSAWLREQRWPDDLADLAADAVGCHHGERASPRILDHLMGDKRAMGKPLWSDVRKGLIKALVQVLKPTLIPKKENLSGPDFMLLAGLASFADWIGSNEEWFAFGTPDDCGDLNAWFESRRACAEHALNAIGWEARTPLAIGEKSFLEEFGFPPRPLQRAVAEALAELTAPAILLLEAPMGEGKTEAAFLAHLELQRRFGHRGLYVALPTKATGNAMFTRTLKFLRDQGVNRTLDLQLVHGGALLNDAFQNLKVSSIWDEKEGQVRAGEWFTNKKRALLSEYGVGTADQALLPILPVRHNFVRLWGLANRVVVFDEIHAYDAYTGTLLIHLLRWLLALGSSVVLLSATLPPSIRRKLASVVSETTPVPEVPYPRLSVFQQGQPVSQKHFQADPTRRQTVRVQALTPDLSDIRVALESHLTQGGLGLALLNTVQRAQDLYRLFPAGDPLIREGQRVGKRLPDGTDVFLFHARFPADRRHRREEQVLEMFGSDASRVGRKLLIATQVAEQSLDLDFDVIATDLAPIDLVLQRAGRLWRHARVSRPVSAPILLVAGLADNEPSSFGKPLWWGAVYREDILLRTWSLLRGKQHVTLPDEIDTLVEDVYEEKVDVPESVQERLDKSLMVSDGKTIAHTGQANQAIIGLPDDASWNDPARFVLYDEDEPGIHRTLMAQTRLGEDSVIAIPLWLEDGFDSKITPDFAQSKGWFLRGVNLTRIAVVQRLKKMGVPEGWKDSPLLRRCFPLFLHADGRWEEDATVRLDDDLGVVYEPKETE; from the coding sequence ATGGATAACGTACTACGAAATCTTTGGGCCAAAACTTCTCGGGGTGTGGAAGAACGATGGCACCCGCTGATCCTCCACATGCTGGATGTCGCTGCGAGTGCAGAGGCCGTTCTGCTTCGTGAGCCCGATTCGACTCGCACGAGAATGGCGGAGATCATCGGGCTGGAGTGGAAGCAAGCCAGACCGTGGCTGTTGTTCCTGATCGCGTGTCATGACTTGGGAAAGGCTTGTCCAGGGTTTCAATGCAAGTGGAAGAATCTATCCGCTCTGGATGCAGGAAGATGTCCAAACACCAGCATCAATCACGCCTTTGTGAGTCAAATTGCGTTGTCAGCATGGCTACGAGAACAGAGGTGGCCAGACGATTTGGCGGATTTAGCTGCTGATGCCGTGGGATGCCATCATGGTGAGCGGGCTAGCCCTCGCATCTTGGATCACTTGATGGGCGATAAGCGGGCGATGGGAAAACCTTTGTGGAGCGACGTGCGCAAGGGCCTGATAAAAGCGCTTGTTCAAGTTCTTAAGCCCACGCTCATTCCCAAAAAGGAGAATCTGTCCGGTCCGGACTTCATGCTGTTGGCGGGGCTTGCGAGTTTTGCCGATTGGATTGGGTCGAACGAGGAGTGGTTTGCCTTCGGAACCCCTGATGACTGCGGCGACTTGAACGCGTGGTTCGAATCGCGAAGAGCTTGTGCTGAGCACGCTCTGAATGCAATCGGATGGGAAGCAAGAACGCCGCTCGCAATAGGGGAAAAATCTTTTCTGGAGGAGTTTGGTTTTCCTCCTCGCCCGTTACAGCGTGCAGTTGCCGAAGCTCTCGCTGAACTGACGGCCCCTGCCATTCTACTGTTGGAAGCCCCCATGGGTGAGGGTAAGACGGAGGCGGCATTCCTTGCCCATCTGGAGTTACAGAGGAGGTTCGGGCATCGTGGCCTTTATGTGGCCCTGCCGACTAAAGCCACAGGCAATGCGATGTTCACACGAACCCTCAAATTCCTACGTGACCAAGGAGTCAATCGAACGCTCGACCTGCAATTGGTACATGGTGGCGCATTACTCAATGACGCATTTCAGAACTTAAAGGTGTCCAGTATCTGGGACGAAAAAGAAGGGCAGGTACGGGCCGGTGAATGGTTCACGAATAAAAAGCGGGCCCTGCTCTCTGAATACGGCGTGGGAACGGCAGATCAGGCGCTACTGCCCATTCTGCCGGTTCGACACAACTTTGTTCGCCTCTGGGGCCTCGCGAACCGCGTGGTCGTCTTCGACGAAATCCACGCCTATGATGCCTATACTGGTACCCTCCTAATTCATCTGCTCCGCTGGCTGCTAGCGCTCGGCTCCTCAGTCGTGCTGCTGTCGGCGACGCTCCCACCCTCGATTCGTCGAAAGTTGGCCTCCGTTGTCAGCGAGACAACGCCAGTCCCAGAAGTGCCATATCCTCGCCTCTCCGTTTTTCAGCAAGGCCAGCCAGTGAGCCAGAAGCATTTTCAGGCCGATCCAACACGCCGCCAGACAGTGCGTGTGCAAGCCCTCACTCCAGACCTATCCGATATCCGTGTTGCACTAGAGTCGCATCTCACTCAGGGCGGACTGGGGTTGGCGTTGTTGAATACGGTGCAGCGAGCCCAGGACTTATATCGACTGTTTCCCGCTGGTGATCCGCTGATCCGTGAGGGGCAACGTGTCGGCAAGCGTCTGCCTGATGGAACAGACGTGTTTCTTTTTCATGCTCGATTCCCAGCAGACCGGCGGCACAGGCGTGAGGAACAGGTGTTAGAGATGTTCGGGAGTGACGCAAGTCGAGTCGGAAGAAAACTCCTTATTGCCACTCAAGTGGCGGAGCAGAGTCTCGATTTAGATTTTGATGTGATTGCGACGGACCTGGCGCCAATCGACCTGGTGTTACAGCGTGCCGGCCGCCTGTGGAGGCACGCAAGAGTGAGTCGGCCAGTCTCGGCGCCGATCCTTCTGGTCGCGGGATTAGCGGATAATGAACCATCTTCATTCGGAAAGCCGCTCTGGTGGGGTGCGGTCTATCGTGAAGACATCCTGTTGCGGACGTGGAGTCTGTTGCGGGGGAAACAGCATGTCACACTTCCGGATGAAATCGATACGCTCGTGGAAGACGTGTACGAAGAGAAGGTTGATGTGCCTGAATCAGTTCAGGAGAGATTGGACAAGTCTTTGATGGTCAGTGATGGGAAGACCATCGCTCACACAGGACAGGCAAATCAGGCCATCATTGGCTTGCCCGATGATGCGTCATGGAATGATCCAGCGAGATTCGTGCTCTACGATGAAGACGAACCAGGCATTCATCGAACCCTCATGGCTCAGACGAGACTTGGCGAGGACTCGGTCATCGCGATTCCCCTGTGGTTGGAAGACGGCTTCGACTCCAAGATCACACCGGATTTCGCGCAATCCAAAGGATGGTTCCTGCGGGGCGTGAATCTTACGCGAATCGCCGTGGTTCAGAGACTCAAAAAAATGGGGGTACCAGAAGGTTGGAAGGACTCACCGCTCTTGCGCAGGTGCTTCCCGCTGTTCTTGCACGCTGATGGGCGTTGGGAGGAAGACGCGACCGTGCGACTCGATGACGATTTAGGGGTCGTATACGAGCCAAAGGAGACAGAATGA